TGGATCCAGAACTGGTAGACGAGGTTCGCGGAGGAGCAGAAGGCGAGCGCGGCCGGGTGGACGCCGGCGGCGACGAGGGGGACGTAGAACGGCCAGACGGTCAGGGTGGTCCAGGGCTGGCGCAGCGCGGTGGTGAGGTTGAACTTCCGGCTGGAGTGGTGGACGACGTGGCAGGCCCACAGGATGCGGATGACGTGGTGGCCGCGGTGGGACCAGTAGTAGAAGAAGTCCTGCCCGAGCAGCATCAGGGGGACCGTCCACCACAGGACGGGGACGCGGAGCGGGGTGAGCTCGTACAGGGCCGTGTAGAGGGCCACGATCGGGATCTTCCACAGGAAGTCGAAGAAGAGGCTGCCGAGTCCCATACCGATGCTGGTGGCGGTGTCCTTCGTCTCGTAGCCGGCGGCGTCCTCGTCGGGATGGATGCGGACGCTGATCATCTCGATGACGGTGAGCAGCACGAAGGCGGGTATGGACCAGACCACGACGTCGGGGAGGTTCGGCATGCCTGCACCGTAGAACCGCCGGTCAGGCGCGGCTAGACGTTGTTACCCACAAGTATTACCGGTGGTACGCGCTTGCTTCTTGGCGATCTCCACCAACGGATGTCAGTGGGCGGTCTTACGCTGTGGAGGAAGTGGAGAGGGAGGTCGGGGGATGCAGGGGCTCGAGGTCGTTCTGGACGCCGAGCGGTTGGTCGCGGCGGCTGTGAGCCCCCGGGCGGCCGTTCGATCAACTGCGGTGGTCGGCCGACGAGTTGGTCCCGTCCGCCCAGAACCCGTACCGGGAGCTGCTGGAGCTGTGCTGCGAGCAGCTCATGGCGCATCCGCCGTTCGCGGCGCGGGCGACGGTGGAGCAGACCGGGTGGACGGGCGAGCTGCCCAGGGGGCGGGGCGCGGAGGCGCCGGTCGGCGCTTGCGTTCCTTCCCCACGCCGGACGGGCGGGAAGTGCCGCTGCGCCCCCGACGGCTGCGTCGAGGGACTCCTCACCAACGGACGGGCGTTGGTGCCGGCTACGTCAACTGACCCCCGCCACCCCCAACAACACCCCCACTACGTAAGTAACCCCCATCGCCAACACCCCACCCCCCACGTTCCGCAGCACCGCCCGCCCAGGAGCCGCCGCCCCCAGCCGTGCGCTGCTCCAGCCGGTCAGCACCAGCGCCGCCACCACCGACACCACCGTCACCGGTACCCGCCACCCCGACGGTGGCAGCACGATGGCGAGCAGTGGCAGCAACGCCCCCGCCGTGAACGCCAGGAAGCTCGCCCAGGCCGCATGCCAGGGGTTCGTCAGCTCGTCCGGGTCGATGCCGAGCTCCACGCGCGCGTGAGCCCGCAGTGCGTCACGTTCCGTCAGTTGTTCCGCCGCCTCACGGGCCACGGCGCGTGACAGCCCCCGTTCCTCCAGAAGGTCCGTCAACTCCTCCAGCTCCGCCTCCGGCTGTTCCCTCAACTCCCTTTTCTCCACAGCCAGCGCGGCCATCTCGGAGTCGCGCTGGGTCGACACGGACACATACTCCCCGGCCGCCATGGACATCGAGCCGGCCAGCAGGCCCGCCAGCCCCGCCGTCAGCAACGCCGCGCGGTCGCTCGTCGCACCGGCCACGCCGACGACCAGCCCCGCAGTGGAGACGATGCCGTCGTTGGCGCCAAGGACGGCCGCGCGCAGCCAGTTGAGGCGGGCGCCGAGCGCGCCGCCGTGGGCTTCGTCGTGCGTCGGTTCGGTCATCTCCGGAGGATGGCACCCCGGTCTTCGCGAGCCGGGCACCGACGCCACCGTGAGGGACTGTCAGTCGCGGCCCGTATCCTCATGGACCATGCTCGAAGACCAGACGACCGCAGCGTCCTCCCCCCCAACGTGGCCGGCCGTGTATCCGCAGGGATACGCGGTCGTCGACGTGGAGACCACCGGCCTGGCCCGGGACGACCGGATAATCTCCGCCGCCGTCTACCGGCTGGACGCGCACGGCGAGGTCGAGGACCACTGGTACACGCTGGTCAATCCGGAGCGCGATCCCGGCCCGGTGTGGATCCACGGGCTGACGAGCGAGGCACTCGAAGGCGCGCCTCTCTTCCAGGACATCGCCGACGAGTTCTCGGCCCGTCTCGACGGTCGCGTGCTCGTCGCGCACAACGCCGTCTTCGACTGGCAGATGATCGCCCGCGAGTACGCGCGCGCGGGCCGGGTGCCTCCGGTGAGTCAGCGGCTGTGCACCATCGTCCTGTCCAAGGAGCTGGGGCTGCCTCTGCCCAACCACAAGCTGGAGTCGCTGGCGGCGCACTTCGGCGTCGTACAGCAGCGGGCGCACCATGCCCTCGACGACGCGCGCGTCCTCGCGGAGGCGTTCCGGCCGAGTCTGCGGGCGGCGGCCGCACGAAGCGTGCGGCTGCCCCTGCACGAGTGCCGGCCGCTGACCGAGTGGACGGACCGGGCGGTGCCCAGGCAGTCGGCAGGCTACGGCAGTTACCGGGCGACGAGTTGGCGGCCCGCGCGCAAGCGGCCCGCGTGCCCCTACCCCAACCCGGGGCGCTACGAAGACGGCAAGCCGCTCAAGCAGGGCATGCGGATCGCGTTCTCCGGGGACACCTCGATCGAGCGCGACCTCCTGGAGGACCGGGCGGTCGAGGCCGGGCTGCATGTCGCCACCAGCATTTCCCGGCTGACCAGCCTGCTCGTCACGAACGACCCGGACTCGGGCACGTCCAAGGTGGTCAAGGCCAGGCAGTTCGGCACACCGGTCGTCGACGAGGCGGCCTTCGGGCAGCTTCTCAGGGATGTGGAGCCGGCGTCGGAGGGATGACCGTACGGAAGTCAGGACCGTACGGATGGGTGATTTGCCGTACGACTCGCCCCGCGCCGACGCGCCCGCACGGCGCCGACGGCCCACCCTGTGGCGCATGGCGACTTGCGAAGTTTGCGGCAACAACTACGGCATGACCTTCGAGGTGCACGCACAGGGTGCGGTGCATGTCTTCGACTGCTTCTCCTGTGCGATCCACCGGATGGCACCGATCTGCGAGCACTGTCGTGTGCAGATCATCGGGCAGGGTGTGGAGGTGGAGGGCCACTGGTTCTGCGGTGCGCACTGCGCTCGCGCGGAGGGAAGGGTGGGCATCGTCGACCGGGTCTGACCACACCCCTGTGCGAACACCCCGCGGTCCGAGTTGTACGGTCGTGGGGTGTACCGCTTCCTGTTGTCCCGGCAGTGGGTGATCCTCACGCTGGTCGCCCTGCTCCTCATCCCCACGATGATCAGGCTGGGCATTTGGCAGATGCACCGTTACGAGGAGCGCACCGCCCGCAACCAGCTGGTCTCCGACGCGATGTCCGCGAAGCCGGTGCCCGTGGAGCGGATGACCTCGCCCGGACACACCGTCACCACTCACGACCGGTATCGCAGCGTGACCGCGAAGGGTCACTTCGACACCGACGACGAGGTCGTGGTCCGGCGCCGCACCAACTCCGACGACGAGGTCGGGTACCACGTCCTGACCCCCTTCGTCCTGGACGACGGCAAGGTGCTGCTGGTCAACCGGGGGTGGATCCCGTCGGACGGGCCGAGCCAGACCGCGTTCCCGAAGGTCCCCGCACCCCCGAAGGGCGAGATCACCGTCACGGGGCGGCTGATGCCCGACGAGACGACCGCGGCGAGCGGCATCAAGAACCTCAAGGGACTGCCCGACCGGCAGGTCATGCTGATCAACAGCGAGCAGGAGGCCGAGCGGCTGGGCGCCACGGTGCTCGGCGGCTACATCGCCCAGACGGCACCCGAACCGAAGGGCGACAGCCCGGAACTGATCGGCGGCAACCCCGGCAAGGAGGACGCCGCGCTGAACTACGCCTACGCCATCCAGTGGTGGCTGTTCTCCCTCGGCGTTCCGATCGGCTGGGTGGTCCTGGTACGGCGCGAACTCCGCGACCGCCGGGAGAAAGCGGAGCAGGACAGCACGACGAAGACAGAGCCGGCCACGGTGTGACACGCCGGCTCGGCCCCACGCCGCCCGCAGTGTCCTCAACCGGCCCGGCACCACCTCGGCCGCAAGGGTGACGCACCGGCCCGACCCACAGCGCCGGCCGCGGTGTGTGCACCCGGTCGACCCCACAACACAACGCCGCCAGGGTGCCACCAGCCCCGTACCCCGGACCGCCGCCCACAGCGTGACCAGTCGGCCGGCCCCCGGCCCCACGCCCCACCGCCCCGACCCCAACGCCGACGCACCAACCGCAGCCTCCGCCTCACCGGCCCGGACGACCCCGGTCCCGGTCCCGGTCCCGCCAATAGAGAAACGTGCGCTCCGGCTCGGGCAGGAGCTCCCACGGATGCGGGGTCATCCGGCGGCCGATCCGCCGGAACACGGGTGCCGTGTCGGCCGGGCGGTGTGCCCGGACCAGGGCGAAGGCCAGGATGTTGAGGTCGGTGACGGCCTCGGCGTGCGGTGCGGTGGCGGTGTGGAACCAGTGGGTCAGGGCCGAGTCGATCTCGGCGCCGGCCAGGGGTTCGTTCCAGTGGCTGTCGGCCCCGAGGGGCGTCTGCCGCTGCCGGTGGGCGACGAGTTCGACGCGGGCCGCCACGGGGAGCAGGGCGAGGGACGATCCGTGCGGAGCGCGGGTGGCACCTTGCCCGGCGAAGTCCATCATGTCGGCGACCGAGCCGTGTCCGCGCGGGGACAGACAGCTCAGCAACCGGTGATAGGCACCCCGGTGCCACGGGGCACGGGTGACGGCCTCGGTCCAGACGGGCACGGCGTCCCGGGGCGGCACGGCGAGGGAGTGCATCAGGCCGAGGAGGGCCAGCCAGGGCGTCGGATCCTCGGGGCAGACCTCGGCGGCACGCAGACACGCCCGCTCGGCGTCCCGGGCAACGGTCCACCCGTCGGCCGGGGCCCGCCGTACACACCGGACACAGGCCCACAACACCAGCGCGTCCCCGTCACCGGGCCGTTCGGTGATCCACCGCTCGCACACCGCGGGCGGCAACCGGTCCGCCAGTACGGACATCCGGTGCCACCGGCGATCCCAGTCCCGCCCCGTGTCCCGCAGCAGGTCGGCGACCGGCTGCCAGAGCGGACGGCTGGAACCCGCGCCGAGGCCGTGCAGCTGAGGGGTGGGCCGGAGTTCGGTCAGCGTCGCGTGCAGTGCGTCGTCGTCGAGGGCGGGATGGACCAGGAGGGCGGTGCGGCGTCTGAACATCTCGGTCCCGAAAGGTGAGTG
This portion of the Streptomyces canus genome encodes:
- a CDS encoding sterol desaturase family protein; protein product: MPNLPDVVVWSIPAFVLLTVIEMISVRIHPDEDAAGYETKDTATSIGMGLGSLFFDFLWKIPIVALYTALYELTPLRVPVLWWTVPLMLLGQDFFYYWSHRGHHVIRILWACHVVHHSSRKFNLTTALRQPWTTLTVWPFYVPLVAAGVHPAALAFCSSANLVYQFWIHTERIDKMPRWFEFVFNTPSHHRVHHASQGGYLDRNFGGILIVWDRLFGSFVAETERPVYGLTKNINTFNPIKVATHEYVAIIKDVKKARSWRERAGRVFRGPGWAPAPVPETAEETVPA
- a CDS encoding VIT1/CCC1 transporter family protein, with the translated sequence MTEPTHDEAHGGALGARLNWLRAAVLGANDGIVSTAGLVVGVAGATSDRAALLTAGLAGLLAGSMSMAAGEYVSVSTQRDSEMAALAVEKRELREQPEAELEELTDLLEERGLSRAVAREAAEQLTERDALRAHARVELGIDPDELTNPWHAAWASFLAFTAGALLPLLAIVLPPSGWRVPVTVVSVVAALVLTGWSSARLGAAAPGRAVLRNVGGGVLAMGVTYVVGVLLGVAGVS
- a CDS encoding DEDDh family exonuclease, with the protein product MLEDQTTAASSPPTWPAVYPQGYAVVDVETTGLARDDRIISAAVYRLDAHGEVEDHWYTLVNPERDPGPVWIHGLTSEALEGAPLFQDIADEFSARLDGRVLVAHNAVFDWQMIAREYARAGRVPPVSQRLCTIVLSKELGLPLPNHKLESLAAHFGVVQQRAHHALDDARVLAEAFRPSLRAAAARSVRLPLHECRPLTEWTDRAVPRQSAGYGSYRATSWRPARKRPACPYPNPGRYEDGKPLKQGMRIAFSGDTSIERDLLEDRAVEAGLHVATSISRLTSLLVTNDPDSGTSKVVKARQFGTPVVDEAAFGQLLRDVEPASEG
- a CDS encoding SURF1 family cytochrome oxidase biogenesis protein, whose translation is MYRFLLSRQWVILTLVALLLIPTMIRLGIWQMHRYEERTARNQLVSDAMSAKPVPVERMTSPGHTVTTHDRYRSVTAKGHFDTDDEVVVRRRTNSDDEVGYHVLTPFVLDDGKVLLVNRGWIPSDGPSQTAFPKVPAPPKGEITVTGRLMPDETTAASGIKNLKGLPDRQVMLINSEQEAERLGATVLGGYIAQTAPEPKGDSPELIGGNPGKEDAALNYAYAIQWWLFSLGVPIGWVVLVRRELRDRREKAEQDSTTKTEPATV